The Sulfurospirillum halorespirans DSM 13726 genome has a window encoding:
- a CDS encoding peptidyl-prolyl cis-trans isomerase, whose protein sequence is MKIKLKVLTLVTLSATLLFSPANAGTIDGVSVIINKEPITLYDVFKYSQRFNISKKESLDILVRQKLEESEIKKQTITVDSFEVDQYIENLAISNNMSQYDFLNMIRSKNIDVSEYKEDLKKKLQRDKLYKKIVNTKMQQMGDGELQAYYNENLNEFSQASAFDVTIYTSANQQSLAAIQNNPMSAVNDVELKEGKLEASKTDPKLAALLNKTAIGKFSPVVKSDANNYAMFFVKEKHNVQSVSFADAKNYIYSKLSEGKEQKAIEEFFEKLKSSANIQVVRAP, encoded by the coding sequence ATGAAGATAAAACTAAAAGTGTTAACTTTGGTAACGTTGAGTGCTACCCTTCTTTTTTCACCTGCAAATGCAGGAACCATTGATGGCGTTTCAGTCATTATTAACAAAGAACCCATCACACTTTATGATGTTTTCAAATACTCACAACGCTTTAATATCTCTAAAAAAGAGTCTTTGGATATTTTGGTAAGACAAAAACTCGAAGAGTCTGAGATCAAAAAACAAACGATTACTGTTGATAGTTTTGAAGTCGATCAGTACATCGAAAACTTGGCAATCAGCAATAACATGAGTCAATACGACTTTCTTAATATGATTCGCTCAAAAAACATTGATGTCTCTGAGTACAAAGAAGATCTTAAAAAGAAATTGCAACGCGATAAACTCTACAAAAAAATCGTCAATACCAAAATGCAACAAATGGGTGATGGTGAGCTTCAAGCCTATTACAATGAAAACCTCAATGAATTTTCACAAGCCAGTGCGTTTGATGTAACGATCTATACCAGTGCAAATCAACAAAGCCTTGCAGCGATTCAAAACAACCCCATGAGTGCCGTTAATGATGTCGAACTTAAAGAGGGGAAACTTGAAGCGAGTAAAACCGATCCAAAATTGGCAGCCCTGCTTAACAAAACGGCCATTGGTAAATTTTCGCCTGTTGTCAAATCCGATGCAAATAACTACGCGATGTTTTTTGTGAAAGAGAAACACAATGTTCAAAGTGTCTCATTTGCGGATGCTAAAAATTATATCTATTCAAAGTTGAGTGAAGGTAAAGAGCAAAAAGCGATTGAAGAATTTTTTGAAAAACTCAAATCTTCTGCCAATATTCAAGTCGTTAGAGCACCCTAA
- a CDS encoding acetyl-CoA carboxylase biotin carboxylase subunit, with protein sequence MKIEKILVANRGEIALRAIRTIKEMGKQAIAVYSTADKDALYLQHADASICIGGPKSSESYLSIPSIISAAEISGCDAIFPGYGFLSENQTFVEVCQHHNIKFIGPSVDSMVLMSDKSKAKDVMKKAGVPVILGSEGILESVEDAKKLAEQIGLPVIVKASAGGGGRGMRVVEKMEDLEKSFLAAESEALSAFGDGALYMEKYIKNPRHIEVQVIGDSFGNVVHIGERDCSMQRRHQKLIEESPAIALDAKTRARLHEVAVKATKYIGYENAGTFEFLLDADKNFYFMEMNTRLQVEHCVSEMVSGIDIIEWMIRVAEGEKLFDQSALTFKGHSIECRITAEDPVKFIPSPGKITKYIIPGGRNVRMDSHAYQGYIVPPNYDSMIGKLIVWGENRTRAIAKMKQALSELQIEGIKTVRDFHLNMMDNEDFIENNFDTNYLSRY encoded by the coding sequence ATGAAGATTGAGAAAATTCTTGTTGCCAATCGTGGTGAGATCGCCCTTCGCGCAATAAGAACCATCAAAGAGATGGGCAAGCAAGCGATTGCGGTTTATTCCACGGCGGACAAAGATGCGCTCTATCTTCAACATGCCGATGCGAGTATTTGCATTGGTGGGCCAAAATCATCGGAGAGTTATCTTAGCATTCCTTCTATCATCAGCGCGGCTGAAATCAGTGGGTGTGACGCGATCTTCCCAGGGTATGGTTTTTTAAGTGAGAACCAAACCTTTGTCGAAGTGTGCCAACACCACAACATCAAATTTATCGGTCCTTCGGTTGACTCTATGGTTTTGATGAGCGATAAATCCAAAGCCAAAGATGTGATGAAAAAAGCAGGTGTGCCGGTTATTCTTGGGAGCGAAGGCATCCTTGAGAGTGTCGAAGATGCTAAAAAATTGGCTGAGCAGATCGGACTTCCTGTCATTGTGAAAGCCAGTGCGGGCGGTGGCGGACGTGGTATGCGTGTGGTTGAGAAGATGGAGGATTTGGAAAAATCGTTTCTTGCCGCGGAAAGTGAAGCGCTCAGTGCGTTTGGCGATGGCGCGCTTTATATGGAAAAATACATCAAAAATCCTCGCCACATCGAAGTGCAAGTCATTGGTGACTCGTTTGGCAATGTCGTGCACATTGGTGAACGCGACTGTTCGATGCAGCGACGTCATCAAAAACTGATCGAAGAGTCTCCTGCGATTGCGCTGGATGCCAAAACAAGAGCACGCCTTCATGAAGTTGCGGTTAAAGCGACCAAATACATTGGCTACGAAAATGCCGGTACATTTGAGTTCCTTTTAGATGCCGATAAAAACTTCTACTTTATGGAGATGAACACAAGACTTCAAGTCGAGCACTGTGTGAGTGAAATGGTCAGTGGAATTGACATCATCGAGTGGATGATTCGTGTGGCAGAGGGTGAAAAACTCTTTGACCAAAGTGCACTTACGTTTAAAGGTCACTCGATTGAATGTCGAATTACGGCGGAAGATCCTGTCAAATTCATTCCAAGCCCAGGTAAAATTACAAAGTACATTATCCCCGGCGGTCGCAATGTGCGTATGGACTCGCATGCGTATCAAGGCTACATTGTTCCACCCAATTATGACTCCATGATTGGAAAACTTATTGTGTGGGGTGAGAACCGCACGCGCGCTATTGCGAAAATGAAACAAGCCTTGAGTGAGTTACAAATCGAAGGCATTAAAACGGTTCGTGATTTTCACTTAAATATGATGGACAATGAAGATTTTATCGAGAATAATTTCGATACGAATTACCTCTCACGTTATTAA
- the accB gene encoding acetyl-CoA carboxylase biotin carboxyl carrier protein gives MDKSEIRELIRIFDKSDITKLKIKEGDFSIELQKGFDGPVAYAAAPVMQAPSVAQVAAVAPVAQSGGEASINVAPAGLSIKSPMVGTFYKSPAPGAAPFAKVGDVIRKGQPIGIIEAMKIMNEIEAEFDCKILEILVEDGQPVEYDMPIFAVEKV, from the coding sequence ATGGACAAAAGTGAGATTAGAGAGTTAATACGTATTTTTGATAAAAGCGATATTACAAAATTGAAAATCAAAGAGGGTGATTTTAGCATTGAACTTCAAAAAGGTTTTGATGGTCCTGTTGCGTATGCAGCAGCGCCTGTTATGCAAGCTCCAAGCGTTGCTCAAGTAGCTGCTGTCGCCCCTGTCGCACAAAGCGGTGGCGAAGCAAGTATCAATGTAGCTCCTGCTGGGCTTAGCATCAAATCACCCATGGTCGGAACATTCTACAAATCTCCAGCTCCAGGTGCGGCTCCATTTGCAAAAGTGGGCGATGTCATTCGTAAAGGTCAGCCTATCGGCATTATCGAAGCGATGAAGATTATGAATGAAATCGAAGCAGAGTTTGACTGTAAAATTTTAGAAATCCTTGTTGAAGATGGTCAGCCAGTAGAGTACGATATGCCAATCTTTGCGGTGGAGAAAGTGTAA